In a single window of the Serratia quinivorans genome:
- the aroB gene encoding 3-dehydroquinate synthase, producing MIGDLTGFAAACYQRGVRFIQVPTTLLSQVDSSVGGKTAVNHPLGKNMIGAFYQPVSVVVDLDCLKTLPARELSSGLAEVIKYGIILDHDFFVWLENNIDALVALDMQALAYCIRRCCELKAEVVAADERESGLRALLNLGHTYGHAIEAEMGYGVWLHGEAIAAGMVMAAETAHRLGQFSREDIERIKALLLRAGLPVCGPQEMAPGTYLPHMMRDKKVLAGELRLVLPTAIGQAEVRGGVGHDMVLASIAACLPDGMSK from the coding sequence GTGATTGGCGATCTTACCGGCTTTGCCGCCGCCTGTTATCAGCGCGGTGTCCGCTTTATTCAGGTCCCTACCACGCTGTTGTCGCAGGTGGACTCTTCCGTTGGCGGTAAAACCGCCGTCAATCATCCGCTCGGCAAGAACATGATCGGCGCCTTCTATCAACCCGTTTCTGTGGTGGTTGATCTCGATTGCCTGAAAACCTTACCGGCGCGTGAGCTCTCCTCTGGTTTGGCTGAAGTGATCAAGTACGGGATTATTCTCGACCACGATTTCTTCGTCTGGCTGGAAAACAATATCGATGCCCTGGTGGCGCTGGATATGCAGGCTCTGGCCTACTGTATCCGTCGCTGCTGCGAGCTGAAAGCTGAGGTGGTTGCCGCTGACGAACGCGAAAGCGGGCTGCGCGCGCTGCTGAATCTGGGCCATACTTACGGCCATGCGATCGAAGCCGAAATGGGCTATGGTGTATGGTTGCACGGTGAGGCCATTGCCGCCGGTATGGTGATGGCGGCAGAAACCGCGCACCGTCTCGGCCAGTTCTCCCGCGAAGATATTGAACGTATTAAAGCACTGTTGTTGCGCGCCGGTTTACCAGTGTGTGGCCCGCAGGAAATGGCTCCGGGAACTTATCTGCCGCATATGATGCGCGATAAGAAAGTCCTGGCCGGTGAATTGCGCCTGGTACTGCCGACGGCCATTGGCCAGGCGGAAGTCCGTGGCGGAGTGGGGCATGATATGGTGCTCGCTTCGATCGCAGCTTGCCTTCCTGACGGAATGTCTAAGTAA
- the damX gene encoding Uncharacterized protein conserved in bacteria: MDEFKPEDDLRPDSSDRRPARSRKPAPGPRFAISRQHLMIGIGILVLLLLIIGIGSALKAPTKHEAAQDSAQNGAAKDINLSGSSSLTAGNTGVPGGTTDTNDNNGVSSSSQPQTVSVPPISSTPTEAQPQPPQGGAQQRVDLPGNMSDALSAQQGQVDAATQGMTGPASTLPTAPATLMNGAAAKETVRPVQGTAPQQHKTPAKTVSKPTTTATQHKSPTTVYTPAPTSSAKAGAASAKAGAVSGSGGSLQSAPASHYTLQLSSASRSDTLNAYAKQQKLQHYLVYSTKRDGKPWYVLVSGNYASSAEAKRAIATLPADVQAKKPWVRPVSQVQQDLKK, encoded by the coding sequence ATGGATGAGTTTAAACCGGAAGACGATCTCAGACCTGATAGCAGCGATCGTCGTCCTGCACGTTCGCGAAAACCGGCTCCGGGACCGCGTTTTGCCATTTCACGTCAGCATTTAATGATTGGTATCGGTATTTTGGTGCTGTTGTTGCTGATTATCGGCATTGGCTCGGCGTTGAAGGCGCCCACCAAGCATGAGGCGGCACAGGATAGCGCACAGAATGGCGCAGCCAAGGACATTAATCTGTCAGGTTCTTCGTCACTGACTGCCGGTAATACCGGTGTTCCGGGCGGAACCACGGATACCAATGACAATAACGGCGTGAGCAGCAGCTCGCAGCCGCAAACCGTCAGCGTTCCTCCGATCTCCAGCACCCCGACGGAAGCGCAACCGCAGCCACCGCAGGGCGGCGCGCAGCAGCGTGTCGATCTGCCGGGCAATATGTCGGATGCATTGTCAGCGCAGCAGGGCCAGGTTGATGCCGCTACGCAGGGCATGACGGGTCCAGCTTCGACGCTGCCAACGGCCCCGGCAACCCTGATGAACGGCGCTGCGGCGAAAGAAACCGTCCGCCCGGTTCAGGGTACTGCGCCACAGCAACATAAAACACCGGCGAAAACCGTCAGCAAGCCGACGACCACGGCCACACAGCATAAATCGCCAACCACGGTGTATACGCCGGCACCAACCTCTTCTGCCAAAGCGGGAGCAGCCAGTGCCAAGGCAGGAGCCGTTAGCGGCAGCGGCGGTTCGCTGCAGTCTGCACCGGCAAGCCATTACACTCTGCAACTGAGCAGCGCCTCGCGTTCCGATACGTTGAACGCCTACGCCAAGCAGCAGAAATTACAGCATTATCTGGTCTATTCGACTAAACGTGACGGCAAACCCTGGTACGTGCTGGTGAGTGGCAATTATGCCTCTTCTGCGGAAGCCAAGCGTGCCATTGCGACGCTGCCGGCGGATGTTCAGGCGAAAAAACCCTGGGTCCGGCCTGTAAGTCAGGTTCAACAGGATCTGAAAAAGTAA